The following is a genomic window from Chryseobacterium ginsenosidimutans.
GCTCAATTTGAGAAATAAATGGAGAATTTAGTTCAAGATACTACCGTTCAAAAACCAAAATGGATTCGTGTAAAACTTCCTACGGGAAAGAATTACAGAGAATTAAGGACTTTGGTTGATAAATATAAATTAAATACAATTTGCCAAAGCGGAAGCTGCCCGAATATGGGCGAATGTTGGGGAGAAGGTACGGCAACTTTCATGATTTTAGGAAATATCTGTACGAGAAGCTGTGGATTTTGTGGTGTAAAAACCGGAAAACCACTCGATGTAAACTGGGATGAACCTGAAAAAGTAGCCCGATCAATCAAATTAATGAAAATTAAGCATGCGGTTTTAACTTCAGTTGACCGTGATGATTTGAAAGATATGGGATCAATCCTTTGGGGTGAAACCGTAAATGCGGTAAGAAGAATTTCTCCGGGAACGACGATGGAAACTTTGATTCCGGATTTTCAAGGACTCACAAAACATTTGGACAGAATGGTGGAGGTTGCTCCGGAAGTAATCTCTCATAATATGGAAACCGTAAAACGTTTAACAAGAGAAGTGAGAATTCAGGCAAAATACGAAAGAAGCCTTGAAGTTTTAAGATATCTGAAAGAAGCGGGACAAAGAAGAACAAAAACCGGTATGATGCTTGGCTTAGGTGAAAATAAAGATGAAGTTTTTCAGACTATTGAAGACATCAGAAATGCCAATGTTGACATTATTACATTAGGACAATATTTGCAGCCGACAAAAAAACATCTTCCTGTAAAGAAATTCATTACTCCGGAAGAGTTTGATGAATTCGGGGATTTTGCAAGAAGTTTAGGCTTCAGACATGTTGAAAGTTCACCTTTGGTGAGAAGTTCTTACCACGCAGAAAAACATATTCATTAAAATATAAATCGCTTCAAATTTTGGAGCGATTTTTTTATATCATTGCAACGAGGAGCGAAGTGACGAAGCAATCTCTTTAAAACTTTATGGTAACTATATTAAAAATAGATTTCTTCATTCCATTTCGTTCGGAATGACATAAAAATCTAAGGATTACGCTTGAACCTTACTCAAATGCTTTTTCTTGAAAGCAGAAGGTGTTTCCCCGATATATTTTTTAAACAGTTTATTAAAATAAGAAAGACTTTCAAAACCTACCTGGAAACAAACTTCAGTAACACAGGAATTTTGTAACAACAATAGTTTTGCCTGATTGATTCTGTAATTATTCACAAAATCGGTGAACGTCATATTTGTTTGTTTTTTGAAATAGCGACAAAAAGCAGGAGTGCTTAGACTCACATTTTCGGCAATGATATTTACATTAGGGTTTTTATCATAATTTTCATGAATGTAGTCGTAGATAGTTCCCATACGGATTTTATCATTTAGAAACCATTTTATCCGGGTATCTTCACTGTTCAGTTCTTTTACTTCTTCTGAATTGGCGAGAATCTGTAAGATTTCAATTAAACCAATTAAAGAGACGAAAGAATTTTCATCTTTGATCTGATGAAGTTTTTCAACGGCAATTTTTTTTGTTTCTCCTGAAAATGATAAACCAAGATAAGAACGGTCGAGTAATTTTTTAATATTTTGAAATTCGGGAATAGAAAAAATAAGTTCTTGGAGGAAGTTTTCTCGCATTTGCAGAACCAATTGTTTGCATTCTGTCTGAATTCGGTAATCAAAATTGAGATGAGGAACATTTGAACCAATCAATAGCAGATCACTTTCTTTAAAATCAGAAATATTTTTCCCTACATGACGGATTCCGTTTGAAGCTTCTACATAAACAAGCTCTATTTCAGGATGGTAATGCCAAAAAAAACAGTTTTTCATAGAAGGAGAAAACAACTTAAAAGACTTTTCCTCTTCAAATTCAATGATTTCTTTCTGAATTTTCATTAGGTTCTCTTTTGATTAATAATTAATTTAAATTTAATTAAAAAGGTTAATACAGAGCAAATTTATATCATTTCTGTTAAAGTATAAATGATTATTTCTATCGAATTTTGCACTTTCAAAAGATAGAATGAATTATTCTGTCAAATAACAATCAAAGGAACTAAAATGAAGATAGACAAAAGAATTATACCGTTGGCAATAGGAGGTTTAGGAATTGGGACTACCGAATTTACAATCATGGGATTACTTCCTGATATTGCAAAAAGCTTACAGATCAGTATTCCTGAAGCAGGGCACCTCATTTCGGCTTACGCTTTTGGAGTTGTAGTCGGAGCCCCTCTTTTGATAGGATATTCCGTGAAGTTTCCTCCTAAAAAGGTTTTAATGGCACTGATGATTATTTTTACAGTATTCAATGCGTTGTCTGCTATTGCGCCGGAT
Proteins encoded in this region:
- the lipA gene encoding lipoyl synthase, producing MENLVQDTTVQKPKWIRVKLPTGKNYRELRTLVDKYKLNTICQSGSCPNMGECWGEGTATFMILGNICTRSCGFCGVKTGKPLDVNWDEPEKVARSIKLMKIKHAVLTSVDRDDLKDMGSILWGETVNAVRRISPGTTMETLIPDFQGLTKHLDRMVEVAPEVISHNMETVKRLTREVRIQAKYERSLEVLRYLKEAGQRRTKTGMMLGLGENKDEVFQTIEDIRNANVDIITLGQYLQPTKKHLPVKKFITPEEFDEFGDFARSLGFRHVESSPLVRSSYHAEKHIH
- a CDS encoding AraC family transcriptional regulator encodes the protein MKIQKEIIEFEEEKSFKLFSPSMKNCFFWHYHPEIELVYVEASNGIRHVGKNISDFKESDLLLIGSNVPHLNFDYRIQTECKQLVLQMRENFLQELIFSIPEFQNIKKLLDRSYLGLSFSGETKKIAVEKLHQIKDENSFVSLIGLIEILQILANSEEVKELNSEDTRIKWFLNDKIRMGTIYDYIHENYDKNPNVNIIAENVSLSTPAFCRYFKKQTNMTFTDFVNNYRINQAKLLLLQNSCVTEVCFQVGFESLSYFNKLFKKYIGETPSAFKKKHLSKVQA